The Fluviispira sanaruensis sequence TCTTACAGAATTCAGCCTTTTTTTATCTGAAATAAAATTATAATATTAAGTAAAAAAATGATATTTAATATCCACTCTTTTTATGAGAGCGATTTTTAAAAGATGTAAAAAGCACCCGCGAGTAGTTCATTTGCACTGGAAGCAAATGTTATGTTTCTTTCTCCATATAAAGTATTTTTATTATAATAAGTATACTTTAAGAACATCCCAACATCATATTGAGAAGTTACTTCAGTCAGAACGCTTCCACCAAGATCGACTTGACTCGAATTAAAACCAAGCACAAGCTGGGGTTTAATAGAGAAAGCTTTTAGAAAGCCTTTTTGATTTTTGACCTTATATATAACTTCAGGCGAAATTTGCTTATATTCTTCACCCTTAAATATTTGTTCATAAGAAAGTCCCAACTTAATATTCTCATTCACATCATAATGCAGAATAGCTTCTGTTGATAATCCTTTAGCATTTAAATAAGTATAAAAGTCAGGCAAACTAAAACCTGCAATTGTAAGAGGTTTGATGAGCTGAGTGCCATTTGCCAAGTAATCGATATTTCCCCAAACCAATGAGAAAAAAGTACCACTGGCGAGAGCACTAAACAGATAATAATTTTTAAAGTCAGTCCGAGTTATCTGTTTACCAAGAGCAGAATAATTTTGTTCCAGAAGATAAGGATCTCCTGAACGTGAGTCTAAACCTGAATAAGCATAAGGACTTAATTTCGCAAGTAAATAGTAGGAAAGATCGGGTACCGATCCCCCTCTCTCATGGATACGTTCGGACATAAGCTTACTGAGAAGAATTTCGTTATTCATACCACCAGCAGTTATAACAGTATCTACTTCACGATTTTGCGTAATATAAATATTTGTATATCCATTGGCTGACGTAGAAGCATTATCTACTGGAGCTCCAAGTCGATCGAAAACCATTTGAAAAAATGAAGTCGTAGTTGTTGAAGAGTCATTTGGTCTATATGTAATATCATTAAAACCATTATAACGAAAACGGGTGGCATGACCATATTCGTGGAAGGATGTATTGAGAACACCACTCACATAAATTGGCAAAATATTCCCACCAATGAGCCATGAAACAAAGCGAGAAAATCCTGAGCCGTCCACAGAAAGCTTTTGAAAACCCCAATTGTAAGTTTCATAAACACTCAAAGGAAAGTAAGCCATACCTTCGTTTGAGTTGGTCGCATTTTCAAAATAACCCGTTGATAAATAAATGCGATTTTCTGGGCTGTGCCACTCTTGAGATTGAGCATAGCTACCAGCTGAGAGAAAAGTTGAGAGCAAAACACTCAGAGCAATTTTTTTTGCAAAAGACATATAGAACCTTTATGATTGCGAGAGAATTCGAACTAAGCAAGAAAACAAACTATTTATATAAATTGCAGAAATCATAAAATCGATCAATCTATTTCAAAAATAAAATAGTTTTTAAAAATATTTGTTAAAAGTTCAAAAATATGTATCGTACACTCAGATAAACCACACTGTTTTAGAGGTACGCATGGAAAACTCACAATCAAATAGAAAATTAGGTCTATGTCTCATAATTTTAGCATTTTCAATTTGGGGATTGATTCCACTCTATTTCAAAACATTAATTGAGGTTAGTCCACTCGAAATTCTTGCCCACAGAGCAGTTTGGTCTTTATTTTTTCTGATTGGAATATTATTGATACAAAAACAATTTATGCAAATATTTGAATGCTTAAAAAATAAAAAATATAGATATTATTTAATATTAACAGCAATTCTGATTTCTTCAAATTGGCTTATTTATATTTGGGCAATACTGCATAACTATCTCATGGAAGCCAGTCTCGGATATTTTTTAACTCCGTTGCTAAATATATTGCTTGGAGTTCTTTTTTTAAAAGAAAATTTAAATTTCATGCAAAAAATTTCTCTAAGTATAACAATTGTAGCCCTTTTCGTGCAGTTTTCCTCTGCCCAATTTTTTGGTGTCGGCCCTTGGATCAGTATGAGCTTGGCATTAACTTTTGGTATTTACAGTCTGATTAGAAAAAAAATTGAAGTCAATTCTGAAATTGGTTTGAGTATAGAAACTTTATATTTATTTCCATTTGCATTTGGCTATTTAGTATATATTTACTTAAACCAAAATATGGTTTTTTTGAGCTCTGTAAATACAAGTTTGATACTTATATTTAGCGGCGTTGTAACAGCATTGCCACTGCTTCTCTTTGTTGCTGGTAGCAAATATTTACCGCTCTCGAGTGTTGGATTTTTTCAATATATTTCCCCAACCAGTCAACTCTTAATTGCAATATTTGTATACAATGAAAAAGCAAGTGTAGAAAAAATTATTAGCTTTTCGCTCGTTTGGTTCGCTCTTTCGCTCTATATTATTCATAATGTTTATCAAATCTATTTTAACAAAAAAATTCAAATAAAGTCATAAAATATCCATGAATTTCACTTGCGTTAAGACATACCAACT is a genomic window containing:
- the rarD gene encoding EamA family transporter RarD, with translation MENSQSNRKLGLCLIILAFSIWGLIPLYFKTLIEVSPLEILAHRAVWSLFFLIGILLIQKQFMQIFECLKNKKYRYYLILTAILISSNWLIYIWAILHNYLMEASLGYFLTPLLNILLGVLFLKENLNFMQKISLSITIVALFVQFSSAQFFGVGPWISMSLALTFGIYSLIRKKIEVNSEIGLSIETLYLFPFAFGYLVYIYLNQNMVFLSSVNTSLILIFSGVVTALPLLLFVAGSKYLPLSSVGFFQYISPTSQLLIAIFVYNEKASVEKIISFSLVWFALSLYIIHNVYQIYFNKKIQIKS